In Brevundimonas sp. SGAir0440, one DNA window encodes the following:
- a CDS encoding AsmA family protein yields the protein MRAWRDWVRDNDPVYAAARRPGAAEKWAAGVVLVLVAAVVLFLALFDWNMLRGPIGRWASVKYDREIALTGDLDVNLFSWTPSAVVRGLKIGGPDWARDRDTADVDEVQASVRLRKLLAGQVEMPLLSFTRPRVVLISTKDGRKSWQLNPNKPDDGAGLNLPVIQQLVIRDGQLTFEEQRRGLTLEAAVNAREASSGQAGFVLNGRGDVRGAPMTVRIEGGPFINIRRDRPYLFEADVTGADSSLVAKGAITRPFDLGRFDATMTIQGRNMSDLYLLTGVALPNTPPYRLSGALNRDRRIWTFKDFDGRVGASDLSGEVKVQSGQRLRVDADLTSRRLDIDDLAAVLGARTQTNAAGTDTEAPVVVGGKLLPDAKLQTERLQTMDGTLSYRAGSVKANAFDVRQVNLGADLKDGILKLDPISFDFNRGALNGTARIDATKDAPYSTVDLRLAGYPLESIIPARNGSAPVTGRALGRAKLEGPGASIHDFAAASKGSLSLVVPNGKMRAAFAELLGINASAGLLKLLSGDQSESQIRCAVADFNVSNGTATARTFVIDTDVVLAQGKGSINLGAETMNLRIEGESKKPRLLRLWAPITVSGPLTAPKVGVDVGSVVSQGGLAGLLGAVVAPVTALFAFVDPGLAEDADCGRLIANAR from the coding sequence TTGCGCGCCTGGCGCGACTGGGTGCGCGACAACGATCCCGTCTATGCGGCGGCTCGACGACCGGGGGCTGCGGAAAAATGGGCGGCGGGCGTGGTGCTGGTTCTCGTGGCGGCCGTGGTTCTCTTCCTGGCCCTGTTCGACTGGAACATGCTGCGCGGGCCCATCGGCCGCTGGGCGTCCGTCAAATACGATCGCGAAATCGCCCTGACCGGCGATCTGGACGTCAATCTGTTCAGCTGGACGCCGTCCGCCGTGGTGCGGGGGCTGAAAATCGGCGGCCCCGACTGGGCGCGCGATCGCGACACGGCCGACGTCGATGAGGTCCAGGCCTCGGTTCGGCTGAGAAAGCTGCTGGCCGGGCAGGTGGAGATGCCCCTGCTGAGCTTCACCCGGCCCCGAGTTGTGCTGATCTCCACCAAGGACGGCCGCAAGAGCTGGCAGTTGAATCCCAACAAGCCTGATGACGGCGCAGGGCTGAACCTGCCGGTCATCCAACAACTGGTGATCAGGGACGGCCAGCTGACCTTTGAGGAGCAGAGGCGCGGACTGACGCTGGAGGCGGCGGTCAATGCGCGTGAAGCATCCAGCGGCCAGGCCGGTTTCGTGCTGAACGGGCGCGGCGATGTCCGCGGCGCGCCCATGACCGTCAGGATCGAGGGCGGTCCCTTCATCAACATCCGGCGCGACCGTCCCTATCTGTTCGAGGCGGATGTGACCGGCGCGGACTCGTCCCTGGTCGCCAAGGGGGCGATCACTCGACCATTCGATCTGGGACGGTTTGATGCGACCATGACGATCCAAGGCCGCAATATGTCGGACCTCTATCTGCTGACCGGCGTCGCCCTGCCCAATACGCCGCCGTACCGGCTGTCGGGCGCGCTGAACCGCGATCGGCGGATCTGGACCTTCAAGGATTTCGACGGACGCGTCGGAGCCTCCGATCTGTCGGGCGAGGTCAAGGTCCAGTCGGGCCAGCGGCTGCGCGTCGACGCCGACCTGACCTCGCGCCGTCTGGACATCGACGACCTGGCCGCTGTCCTAGGCGCGCGGACCCAAACCAATGCGGCGGGCACGGACACCGAGGCCCCAGTCGTGGTCGGCGGCAAGCTGCTGCCGGACGCCAAGCTGCAGACCGAGCGTCTGCAGACCATGGACGGCACCCTTTCCTATCGGGCCGGATCGGTGAAGGCGAACGCCTTTGACGTGCGTCAGGTGAACTTGGGCGCCGATCTGAAGGACGGCATCCTGAAGCTGGATCCGATCAGCTTCGACTTCAACCGGGGCGCGCTGAACGGCACGGCGCGAATCGATGCGACGAAGGACGCCCCCTACAGCACCGTCGATCTGCGTCTGGCCGGCTATCCGCTGGAGTCCATCATCCCGGCGCGCAACGGCTCGGCGCCCGTCACCGGCAGGGCGCTGGGACGGGCGAAGCTGGAGGGGCCGGGCGCCTCCATCCATGATTTCGCCGCCGCATCGAAAGGCTCGCTCAGCCTGGTGGTGCCGAACGGCAAGATGCGGGCGGCCTTCGCCGAACTTCTGGGCATCAACGCCAGCGCGGGGCTGCTGAAGCTGCTGAGCGGAGATCAGTCCGAAAGCCAGATCCGCTGCGCCGTCGCCGATTTCAACGTCAGCAACGGCACGGCGACCGCCCGCACCTTCGTCATCGACACCGATGTGGTGCTGGCCCAGGGCAAGGGCAGCATCAACCTGGGCGCCGAGACGATGAACCTGCGGATCGAGGGCGAATCCAAGAAGCCGCGACTGTTGCGCCTTTGGGCGCCGATCACAGTCTCGGGCCCCCTGACCGCGCCCAAGGTCGGGGTCGATGTCGGTTCGGTGGTGTCGCAGGGCGGTCTGGCGGGCCTGCTGGGCGCGGTGGTGGCGCCGGTGACGGCCCTGTTCGCCTTCGTCGATCCGGGCCTGGCCGAGGACGCCGATTGCGGCCGGCTGATCGCCAACGCCCGCTGA
- a CDS encoding alpha/beta hydrolase, which produces MTRRGLFAPALALLAAACSPLSLLNTLGPRDGGVRRVARDIPYGDDPRQQMDLYAPTAPGPYPTLVFFYGGGWDSGSRSQYGWAAQALAARGFVVALPDYRIVPQVVFPAFIEDAAAATAKAAEVVGQYGGDPARLGVLGHSAGAHLAMMIALDRRYMAAVGRPDLIKAAAGLAGPYDFLPFDVAASQNAFGRAPDPTLTQPVTFVRRDAPPIWLGHGTADTVVHDEDTVILDQRMRAVGGRSEAKLYPGLDHADLIATFSPLFRKKATVLADVTDFFHRQLG; this is translated from the coding sequence ATGACACGCCGTGGACTGTTCGCACCTGCCCTTGCGCTTCTCGCCGCCGCATGCTCGCCGCTGAGCCTGCTGAACACCTTGGGACCGAGAGACGGCGGCGTGCGACGCGTCGCGCGCGACATTCCCTATGGCGACGATCCGCGCCAGCAGATGGATCTCTATGCGCCGACCGCGCCTGGCCCCTATCCGACCCTGGTCTTCTTCTATGGCGGCGGCTGGGATTCGGGCTCGCGCAGCCAGTATGGCTGGGCGGCGCAAGCCTTGGCTGCGCGCGGGTTCGTGGTCGCCCTGCCGGACTACCGCATCGTGCCCCAGGTCGTCTTCCCGGCCTTCATCGAGGACGCGGCCGCCGCCACGGCCAAGGCGGCCGAGGTGGTCGGTCAATATGGCGGCGATCCGGCGCGGCTGGGCGTGCTGGGCCATTCTGCGGGCGCGCATCTGGCGATGATGATCGCCCTGGACCGACGCTATATGGCCGCCGTCGGCCGGCCCGATCTGATCAAGGCGGCCGCAGGTCTCGCAGGCCCTTACGACTTCCTGCCGTTCGATGTGGCGGCGTCGCAGAACGCCTTCGGCCGTGCGCCGGACCCGACCCTGACCCAGCCCGTGACCTTCGTGCGTCGTGACGCCCCGCCGATCTGGCTGGGTCACGGCACGGCCGACACGGTGGTCCACGACGAGGACACGGTCATTCTGGATCAGCGGATGCGCGCGGTTGGCGGGCGCTCAGAGGCCAAGCTTTATCCAGGTCTGGACCACGCCGACCTGATCGCGACCTTCTCGCCCCTGTTCCGCAAGAAGGCGACAGTGCTGGCCGATGTGACGGACTTCTTCCACCGGCAGCTGGGCTGA
- a CDS encoding CcdC protein domain-containing protein produces the protein MPPEKLIPLLMIPIMLVVVLLKNRRKRVLKPHLLWVMPAIVLPLIGLGIWGSAQNPNMAHAPFGPDAWAVLAIGGLLGGVAGWYRGKTVTIEKEPDGALMAQASPLGLILLVVLFAGRSLLRDLIESHAAAWHLNALAVTDAFLVFAMGLIVMQRVEMYIRARRIQSGGTDSHVEVVA, from the coding sequence GTGCCGCCTGAAAAACTGATCCCGCTGCTCATGATCCCGATCATGCTGGTGGTCGTGTTGCTGAAGAACCGCAGGAAGCGCGTGCTTAAGCCGCACCTGCTGTGGGTCATGCCGGCCATCGTCCTGCCGTTGATCGGCCTGGGCATCTGGGGTTCGGCGCAGAACCCGAACATGGCCCATGCGCCGTTCGGCCCCGACGCCTGGGCGGTTCTGGCCATCGGCGGCCTCCTGGGCGGCGTCGCCGGCTGGTATCGCGGCAAGACCGTCACCATCGAAAAAGAGCCGGACGGCGCACTGATGGCCCAGGCCTCGCCGCTGGGGCTGATCCTGCTGGTCGTGCTGTTCGCCGGCCGGTCGTTGCTGCGCGACCTGATCGAAAGCCACGCCGCCGCCTGGCATCTGAACGCCCTGGCCGTCACCGACGCCTTCCTGGTCTTCGCCATGGGCCTGATCGTGATGCAGCGCGTCGAAATGTACATCCGCGCCCGCCGCATCCAGTCCGGCGGCACGGACAGCCATGTGGAGGTCGTCGCATGA
- a CDS encoding fumarylacetoacetate hydrolase family protein has protein sequence MKLASLKHGRDGRLVVVSQDLNWFTDAFLIAPTLQAALDDWDRCGPRLEALAESLEHEAVPRGRFHERDAASPLPRAYQWADGSAYVNHVELVRKARGAEMPESFWTDPLMYQGGSDGFLSPRDPIPLADEAWGCDLEAEIVVVVGDVPQGATREQALDAIRLVGLVNDVSLRNLIPAELAKGFGFVQSKPASALSPVLVTPAALGDRWKDGKLHGALSVQLNGQDFGKADAGVDMTFDFGTLIAHLAKTRSLGAGTIIGSGTVSNKDADGGPGKPVSEGGLGYSCIAEVRTVETILRGAAETPFLKHGDTVRIEMLDARHHSIFGAIEQTVAPLSSAD, from the coding sequence ATGAAACTCGCCTCGCTCAAGCACGGCCGCGACGGCCGCCTCGTTGTCGTCTCTCAGGACCTGAACTGGTTCACCGACGCCTTCCTGATCGCCCCGACGCTGCAGGCGGCGCTGGATGACTGGGACCGCTGCGGTCCTCGCCTGGAGGCCCTGGCCGAAAGTCTGGAGCATGAGGCCGTGCCGCGCGGCCGTTTCCATGAGCGCGACGCCGCCTCCCCCCTGCCCCGCGCCTATCAGTGGGCGGACGGCTCGGCCTATGTGAACCACGTCGAACTGGTGCGGAAGGCGCGCGGCGCCGAAATGCCCGAGAGCTTCTGGACCGACCCGCTGATGTACCAGGGCGGCTCGGACGGCTTCCTGTCGCCGCGCGATCCGATCCCGCTAGCTGACGAGGCCTGGGGCTGCGACCTGGAGGCCGAGATCGTGGTGGTCGTCGGCGACGTGCCGCAGGGCGCGACGCGCGAACAGGCGCTCGACGCCATTCGCCTGGTCGGCCTGGTCAACGACGTGAGCCTGCGCAACCTAATCCCGGCCGAACTGGCCAAGGGTTTCGGCTTCGTCCAATCCAAGCCCGCCAGCGCCCTGTCGCCGGTCCTGGTCACGCCCGCCGCGCTGGGCGACCGATGGAAGGACGGCAAGCTGCACGGCGCCCTGTCGGTGCAGTTGAACGGCCAGGATTTCGGCAAGGCCGACGCCGGCGTCGACATGACCTTCGACTTCGGAACCCTGATCGCTCACCTGGCCAAGACCCGGTCGCTGGGCGCCGGGACCATCATCGGTTCGGGCACGGTGTCGAACAAGGACGCCGACGGCGGCCCCGGCAAGCCGGTTTCGGAAGGCGGCCTGGGCTACTCCTGCATCGCCGAGGTCCGCACGGTCGAGACGATCCTGCGCGGCGCGGCCGAGACGCCCTTCCTGAAACACGGCGACACGGTGCGGATCGAAATGCTGGACGCGCGTCATCATTCGATCTTCGGCGCCATCGAACAGACCGTAGCGCCGCTATCCAGCGCGGACTGA
- a CDS encoding isoaspartyl peptidase/L-asparaginase family protein — MRIACSGLIALFALCFSSAQAQGEAENAAPQWSLAIHGGAGVIERSSLTPEQDAAYRTALQGALDAGSAVLKSGGSALDAVQAAVQVMEDDPLFNAGRGAVFTAAGRNELDAAVMNGSDLTAGSVAGLTTTRHPVAAARAVMERSPHVMLIGPGADAFAASVGLEQGDPAFFFTERRWQGLVKALTEAGQPIPERPAGAPLPGAQAEVAPPLNEKKFGTVGAVALDSQGRLAAATSTGGMTAKRWGRVGDVPIIGAGTYASNADGCAVSATGDGEYFIRATVARDICARIAGGAATQAAGQAEIADADRLGGKGGVIVMGLDGRPAFAMSTSGMYRGAVSSTDPARVAIYADEP; from the coding sequence ATGCGCATCGCCTGTTCCGGACTGATTGCACTCTTTGCACTGTGTTTTTCCTCGGCTCAGGCTCAGGGGGAGGCTGAGAATGCCGCGCCGCAATGGTCTCTGGCGATCCACGGCGGGGCGGGCGTGATCGAGCGATCCAGCCTGACGCCCGAGCAGGACGCGGCCTATCGCACGGCGCTGCAAGGCGCGCTGGACGCCGGTTCGGCCGTGCTGAAAAGCGGCGGCTCGGCGCTGGATGCGGTCCAGGCCGCCGTTCAGGTCATGGAGGACGATCCCCTGTTCAACGCCGGGCGCGGGGCGGTCTTCACCGCGGCCGGCCGTAACGAACTGGACGCCGCCGTGATGAACGGGTCGGACCTGACCGCCGGGTCCGTCGCCGGCCTGACCACCACGCGTCATCCCGTCGCCGCCGCCCGCGCGGTGATGGAGCGGTCGCCCCACGTCATGCTGATCGGCCCCGGCGCCGACGCCTTCGCCGCCTCGGTCGGGCTGGAGCAGGGCGACCCGGCCTTCTTCTTCACCGAGCGGCGCTGGCAGGGGCTGGTCAAGGCCCTGACCGAGGCCGGACAACCGATCCCCGAACGCCCCGCCGGCGCGCCTCTGCCGGGCGCCCAGGCCGAAGTCGCCCCGCCCCTGAACGAGAAGAAGTTCGGCACGGTCGGCGCCGTGGCGCTGGACAGCCAGGGTCGTCTCGCCGCCGCCACCTCGACCGGCGGCATGACCGCCAAACGCTGGGGACGAGTCGGCGACGTGCCGATAATCGGCGCCGGCACCTATGCCTCCAACGCCGACGGCTGCGCGGTGTCCGCCACCGGCGACGGCGAATATTTCATCCGCGCCACCGTCGCCCGCGACATCTGCGCGCGGATTGCGGGAGGCGCGGCGACGCAGGCCGCCGGTCAGGCGGAGATCGCCGACGCCGATCGTCTGGGCGGCAAGGGCGGCGTCATCGTCATGGGCCTGGATGGCCGCCCCGCCTTCGCCATGTCCACCTCGGGCATGTATCGCGGCGCGGTCTCCTCGACCGACCCCGCCCGCGTCGCCATCTACGCCGACGAACCCTGA
- the hppD gene encoding 4-hydroxyphenylpyruvate dioxygenase, producing the protein MNDMTQAQDLATPQQIDQENPLGVDGFEFVEFTGPEPEAMISRLELMGFTQTHVNPKTDVVRLKQGDISFLVQRSPKGQAADFARDHGPSANGMAFRTTDAKAAYEGALARGAVAATDAAGGALGDDYPYILQGIGGSLLYVIDQYGDAGSLYDAWDEIEGWEEAERKNSMGLEILDHLTHNVRRGQMRTWSGFYNSIFNFEEQKYFDIKGKATGLFSQAMIAPDRAIRIPLNESQDENSQIEEFIRRYNGEGIQHIALTTENIFGTVEAMKERGVAFQDTIETYFELIDKRLPNHGEDVERMRKNRILIDGSDEEGLLLQIFTQDTFGPIFFEIIQRKGNEGFGNGNFQALFDSIELDQIRRGVIKVDA; encoded by the coding sequence ATGAACGACATGACCCAGGCCCAAGATCTGGCCACGCCACAGCAGATCGACCAGGAAAACCCCCTCGGCGTCGACGGTTTCGAGTTCGTCGAATTCACCGGCCCCGAGCCCGAGGCGATGATTTCGCGCCTGGAGCTGATGGGCTTCACCCAGACGCACGTGAACCCCAAGACCGACGTGGTGCGCCTGAAACAGGGTGATATCAGCTTCCTGGTGCAACGCTCGCCCAAGGGTCAGGCCGCCGACTTCGCCAGGGATCACGGCCCGTCCGCCAACGGCATGGCCTTCCGCACCACCGACGCCAAGGCCGCCTATGAGGGCGCGCTGGCCCGCGGTGCCGTCGCCGCGACGGACGCCGCCGGCGGCGCGCTGGGCGACGACTACCCCTACATCCTGCAAGGCATCGGCGGCTCGCTGCTCTATGTCATCGACCAGTATGGCGACGCCGGCTCGCTGTATGACGCCTGGGACGAGATCGAGGGCTGGGAAGAGGCCGAGCGCAAGAACTCGATGGGCCTGGAGATCCTGGACCACCTGACCCACAACGTCCGTCGCGGCCAGATGCGCACCTGGTCGGGCTTCTACAACTCGATCTTCAACTTCGAAGAGCAGAAGTATTTCGACATCAAAGGCAAGGCGACGGGCCTGTTCTCCCAGGCCATGATCGCGCCCGACCGCGCCATCCGCATCCCGCTGAACGAAAGCCAGGATGAGAACTCCCAGATCGAGGAGTTCATCCGTCGCTACAACGGCGAAGGCATCCAGCACATCGCCCTGACGACCGAGAACATCTTCGGGACGGTCGAGGCGATGAAGGAACGCGGCGTCGCCTTCCAGGACACCATCGAGACCTATTTCGAACTGATCGACAAACGCCTGCCCAACCATGGCGAGGACGTGGAGCGGATGCGCAAGAACCGCATCCTGATCGACGGTTCGGACGAGGAAGGCCTGCTGCTGCAGATCTTCACCCAGGACACCTTTGGACCGATCTTCTTCGAGATCATCCAGCGCAAGGGCAACGAAGGCTTCGGCAACGGCAACTTCCAGGCCCTGTTCGATTCCATCGAACTGGACCAGATCCGTCGCGGCGTCATCAAGGTCGACGCCTGA